The following are encoded in a window of Roseimaritima ulvae genomic DNA:
- a CDS encoding cupin domain-containing protein → MNLLKLPDAAQSLDEELVDVLAENRHVRIERIVSTGQSSAESFWYDQDEHEWLVVLQGAARLMFDDRRSVELKPGDSLQIPAHCRHRVAWTTPEEATVWLAVFYHDDAG, encoded by the coding sequence ATGAATCTTTTAAAATTGCCCGATGCGGCCCAGTCGCTCGACGAGGAACTGGTCGACGTGTTAGCCGAGAACCGGCACGTTCGCATCGAACGCATCGTGTCGACGGGGCAATCTTCGGCGGAGTCGTTTTGGTACGACCAAGACGAACACGAATGGCTGGTCGTGCTACAAGGCGCTGCGCGGTTGATGTTCGACGATCGGCGGAGCGTTGAACTAAAACCCGGAGACTCGCTGCAAATCCCCGCGCACTGTCGGCATCGGGTGGCCTGGACCACGCCAGAGGAAGCCACCGTCTGGCTGGCCGTGTTTTACCACGACGACGCCGGTTGA